Part of the Canis lupus baileyi chromosome 3 unlocalized genomic scaffold, mCanLup2.hap1 SUPER_3_unloc_2, whole genome shotgun sequence genome is shown below.
ATTATTTTATCCGAGTGCCCCGTTTTGGAGATACCAAGGCCCTAAGGCCCAGGAGGAACGCGGCTTCGGGACTCAACCAAGTCTCTTGTCCCCCTAGCGCGGCGCGCCTCCCGGCTGGGTGGCCCTGACCTCCGCGCCCCTCCTCCTCGTGCCCACAGGGAGACTCCGCGGCCGCGATGGCGATGGCGGCGGACGTCGAGGGGGACGTGTACGTGCTGGTGGAGCATCCCTTCGAGTACACCGGCAAGGACGGGCGGCGCGTCGCCATCCAGCCCAACGAGCGCTACCGGCTGCTGCGCCGGAGCACGGAGCACTGGGGGCACGTCCGGCGCGAGCCCGGCGGCCGCCCCTTCTACCTGCCGGCGCAGTACGTGCGCGAGCTGCCGGCGCTCGGGGACCCCGCCGCCTCCTCGCCGCCGCCCGCGCTCCGcccgggccccgcagcccccgaaCCGCTCGCCTACGACTACCGCTTCGTGAGCGCGCCGGCGCCCGCGGGCCCCGACGGCACGGCCGCCAAGCCCCGGGGCCGCGTGAGCTCCCTGTGCGGCCCCGCGCGGCGCGGCGCCTCGACCCAGCACGGCAGCCCCGGGCCcggcctgcccacctgcctgtACACGCGGCCCGCGGCGCCCGTGCGGCCCGCGCGGTCCCTGGACGACCTGGCGCGCGCCGCCGTCGCGCCCCCTGCCGGCCTCCTGGGAAGCGCCGGCAGCTTCAAGGCCTGCAGCGTGGCGGGCTCCTGGGTGTGCCCGCGCCCCCTGGCGCGCAGCGACTCGGGAACGTCTACGAGGCCATCCTGGACGAGCGCGGCCCGGCGCGGGACGAGCGCCCGCAGCAGGTATGGGGCGCCCGGGAGCgaggaggcgggcggggggctgCGCCCGCGCTCCAGGAGCCCCGCTCCGCTTAGCGTCCGCCGGCTCTGCACGGGCTGCCTCACGCGGAGCCCCACGTTCCTCAACCACGAAACGAGAGGGGTGCAGGCTCCCAGTCACATCTGCAATTCCGAAATGCCAAAGCTCCCCGAAGCGCGAGTGTTTTCCGTAACTCAGTTGGTGGCAAAGTTGGACTTGAGCCCGGGTGAAGCCGTTGgtggtctttatttatttattacacttCGTTTTCCTGCAGAAATGCAGATGACCTGGAGTACGGTGTGCCGCCCACCCCGTGCTGGCAGGTGCGCGCCACCTCACCTGCCTGACAGCCGCACCATTCCGAGAGGCGTCGGGATCCTGGGCCTGCAGGATCTCTCCGCCTCCCCTGTCTCATAGACGCTTGGGGATCAGATGAGATAATGGATGTGAAAGTCAGGGATCTGCTTCCCGTTTTGGCTTCTTCCAACATTTCAGTCATTTCAGTTCCCctctaaacacacacacgcacgcacgcacacgcacgcacaccaATTTTTTGTTTCAGGAAGAGGTCTGGTTACAGcgagggttttttgttgttgttgttgtttgttttgttttgttttctttcgttTCGTTTCGAATCCGGTTGTGTTGATTTGGGCAACCGAAAATAGAGCACGGTTTTAAAACGCTCTTACATCCCCAGAATCCTTTCCATGGCCCTGACATCTTGAGCTTTAGGAACTTGCggcaggggaaggggggtgtGGAGACGTGGAGGGAGGATGCACAAACATCTTTTTGACATCTGCCACCAGCTGGGTAATTATGGGAGATTCACTTCCTCTCTCAGGGTCTCAGTTTGTCCCTTGGCCCAAAGACGGGTGGAAAGGGTGAATGGATGACCCCCCaaccttgtgtctctggtttctttctttgtccttgaTGTACTTGATGTCAGCGTGGTTGCCTGGCACATGCCAGGACTGAGTGTGGGATGCCCCGCGGAAGGAGGCACCGTCCCGCTCGGGGACTTCCTGGGTCTTCCCACCACCAGGTCTGGTTACAGTGCAAAGAGCTCAGGATTTGAAGCTAGAGAGACTCGAATTTGACCCTGCTGGGTGACCTGCCAGCTGCTGAGGAATCCCTTATTTGCCCCAGCCCCAGTGTCCTCCTGTGTAAAGGATTAGCGTTGTGAGCCTTCGACGAGGTGAGGCGTGGAAGCGCTTGGCACGTAGCAGGCGCCGCACGGAGGCAGACCCGGGTCGCATTTAGCATCCCCTTCGGCGCCGCCTTCGCTTTGATTTCTGCAAGGAGCAGCCCGCCCCCCTGTGGCCATGGCGGGGAACAGCATTCTGCGGGTGAGGACGCGGACCCAGATT
Proteins encoded:
- the LOC140629209 gene encoding LOW QUALITY PROTEIN: rho GTPase-activating protein 27-like (The sequence of the model RefSeq protein was modified relative to this genomic sequence to represent the inferred CDS: inserted 1 base in 1 codon), with product MAMAADVEGDVYVLVEHPFEYTGKDGRRVAIQPNERYRLLRRSTEHWGHVRREPGGRPFYLPAQYVRELPALGDPAASSPPPALRPGPAAPEPLAYDYRFVSAPAPAGPDGTAAKPRGRVSSLCGPARRGASTQHGSPGPGLPTCLYTRPAAPVRPARSLDDLARAAVAPPAGLLGSAGSFKACSVAGSWVCPRPLARSDSXNVYEAILDERGPARDERPQQVDDPPEPVYENVERQPLPTSPGTASVPRPPAWETHRDAGSGRRYYYNPDTGVTTWESPFEASEGAASPATSPASVGSRESLETDWGQYWDEESRRVFFYNPLTGEAVWEDEPEDELEDEPEDEPEDEPEDALEDMQPGLSPLDPGERRPPTPETDYPESLTSYPEEDYSPVGSLSEPLPSLTHLCSVHRLFILTVSLTLATRHAPFPHAVTFDK